ATGATTCTGGATCACCTCGAACACCAAAATCAAGATTAGGGCTTCAAGAAAGAAGTTCAAGTGCCTCTGAAGATAGCATAGCAAATCTTGCAGAGGTTGCTTAACCTTGATTAATACTTTTCTCTTTTGAGTTGTCTCCAGTGTTCTTGCTCATTCATTCAATTCGTTGTACCTTCTTCTTACAGGCAAAGGTAGCACTTGAAGCAGGTTTCAGAAGGGGCAATGCTAGGGAAAGACTTGGTAATGGGAAGGTTAACAAAAGAAGGGAACAAGAAAAAGATAGTTCGGATCATTTGAGGTTAGTTTTTGTGTAAAGTATACAGTAAGCTTTCAGCTGGTCACaggttttttcattttatttctgACCTGAAATAATTACGTTGCAGAAGTTCCCGCGATGATTCTGAGAAACAAAAACCACTCATAAGATCGCAACAAGTgagtgatgatgaagatgagtcTGAATTGGCATCATTATCTGCATCATTGTCACTATTGCTCTTACCATCCCTGAAGGAGGTGAGTTCCTTATCTCTAATCGACGAACATTGGGCAATCTTCCTTCTCTGAATAAGTTAAGAGTTTGCTTCGATTTGGAGAAATTTTTTTTCGTATTTTGAGAAAAGCTGCCAATGATGTAGGCTGTTGGGGGTGACACTTCAAAAGGATCAGTTGGACATAGAGTTTCGAGAGCCTTAGTGAAGATGGAACGAGAAAAGCCTGGTTCTTCTGAAGCATTTATCGCCAAACTGATTGAACAGTTGGGAAGGTGAGGGAAGCTGTAAAAAGAAGAAACACACAGTTGCATAGATTTATCAGTCATCTTATTTGTCAATATACCTTGAAAATTGTCATGCAGTTCAAAGGAAGTGTCAGTGAAAGAAGTGCAAGACATGGCGATCCGTGTGTTCGGTAAGACAGTGAACAATGAtgcagaaaacaaaagaaagcaaGCTAGCAAAGAGTTTGCTTCCAATACCAACGTTAGCCCACTTGGAAGATTCTTATTCTCAAGGTTTGGCTGAGGATAAGAGCATTACATTCTTCCTCAAAAATCGAAATCAGATTGATaactttacttttttgttcttcGTATTTGCAGATGGCTAGGCCAAACATCACGTGATCTTAACCCAAGTTGAGACATGGAGAGAGAACATAAGACtggtgtttgtgtttgtgtgtcttGACATTGGTTGATGCATTGAATTTTGGTACTTATGTGTATAATTGATTTGTTCAGCAGAAGATGGGTggtatttatgaattttaagtaaaatttcccctttctttttttctttttattgggatctttttaatctttatttttattattcctTCCTGTTTTTTCGAGAGGAAGCATATTATTAGTTGTATAATTAAGGGCTTGCCTTTATCTGTGCAATGCAATCACTCTTTTACCATTCATTCATCTATCTCTCATTATTCGTCAACTCATTCATGAtatcactctttttttttttttttttttttttttttttttgataatccagtaTCCGACCACTTTGCGTGATCGACTAGCCCACCGGGCCGAAGCCCAAGCCATTACAGGATTTTTAAGCGTCCACTTAAGGGCCCCTGGTTACGCGAAGTGGTCTGGAGAGCGAGAGGCAGCCCATGTAAATACCCCTCGTGGCCGGGGCTCGAACTCGGGTGAcgggcacctcagccgaggttcctttaccaccagactaCGAGGCCCGGTTGTGTGTTTCTCTTACTGTGTAAATTCAACTCATTCGTCAACTCATTCATGATATCACTCTTCTTCCTCATATCCTTATATTGTGTGTTTCTCTTACTGCAAAACAAGAGATAATTGTTGGTGGTTTGGTTACCTTGAGAGGTGTGAGCGAAGGTATCATGTCCATGTCTCACTTACGTTATGCCCCCAAATCACATAACGTTTCTTGTATTGAACTCCCACCGAGAATGATGTATATATTCTGGCAACAATAGTTTTGTGATGTTGGCCGGCACTATTCCTACCATTTTGGGATCCTTAGGCTCATGAAATCCCATCGCATACCTTGGTTTACAATTTAACAtgatacgttttttttttctttttggtatcaATTCGGGAACAACTGTGTaaataattttgataaggaaTAATTGATCATATTGTAAAATGTTCGGAGCTAACACCAGAAGTGTTATCTTTtgttaccaaaaaaagaaatacgTAGATAAGTAAGTCAGTTCCTTTCGACCAGAGAAATGGTCAAAGTCTCAAAAACGAAATGACCTTCTTAAACATCTCATGATAATATTTATTACTAGTGGttttcccgggctacgcccgggttttcttatataaatttaatatatttaatctattatattactatttgaatatataaaattcatcttatttatttttacaaaaaatgtaaattataatttgaattttaaattattagagtgcaaatactaataatattgaaatatatatataatatatgactTCAAAACTATATGTTGTTTgatttatatctttaaaataattaaacactGAATTATGGTTTTTACTTACCATCACTATTTTGTTgtgaagagaaaaagagaaaccTGAACATCGGGCAAAATGTAGGTTCGGTTTCGATTTAGAAATTAGACGGTTAAGTCGATTCGATTTTTCAAATTTCGGGTAAAATGGAGTTAGCTGAGTTGTCTCCTGCGACTGAACATCGCCGGAAATGGACGGGGAAGGAGCTTCAGGCGAGTCTTCGTCTTCAAATCAGCTAGAGAATTGGACAGAGTAGGTGTCGCATTAGACTTTACTTCGATTCAGATCAATCAAAACAGTTCAGAGATTCGTTTGACTTCTTTACAGAGAACAGGATTGGGTGAAAAAGAAACTGATCACGCACGATGACTTCCCATGGAAGTTACCTTCATCAACGGAACATTCTCAAGGATCAGAGACGCTTAAGTACGTTGGAGGTGTGGACATAAGCTTCTCCAAGGACGATTCCTCAGTGGCGTGCGCTTGTCTCGTCGTCCTCGAGCTCCCTTCTCTGCGTGTAGTTCACAATGAGCTCTCTCTAATCCGACTCCAAGTTCCTTATGTTCCTGGGTTTCTCGCCTTTCGTGAGGTTCGTGTTTCGTTTTCATTTGCTTCACTAAGTGTCTCAGATTGAaagattggattttttttatcgTGTTACAGGCTCCGGTTCTGTTGCAGATTCTTGAGAAGATGAGGGATGATCATCATCCTTTCTATCCTCAGGTTTTGTGCTGTGTGGTGTTGCGTTGTTCTTTAGTCTTTGCTGTTTGCTTTGTTTGTGAAAgtctctctctttgttctttgtaagGTAGTGATGGTTGATGGGAATGGGATTCTTCATCCACGAGGTGAACCTAAACACAAACGTTCTTGCAAAATGTAGGTTCGGTTTCGATTTAGAAATTAGACAGTTAAGTCGGTTCGATTTTTCGCTAGTAATTTTTCTGGGGTTAGATTATTTGAAAGGCCTAACATTAGATTTTTAGTTAGATACTTGATAGTTATTAAAGAGAACATGACAGGTGTCAACAAATGCCCTATGCAAAGAGATGAGGTGGCTTCATGAGGAGAGACTAAACCcaactttattatataagatttatttaaatttttaaatgacAAAACAAGAATGAAATAATGGTAAAATGACATCATTCAAATGAATCTCTCGAACTTTGGCACGAGTTTCAGTAAAagtcatctctctctctctctctattttagAACCATCTGTTGCGGGTGTTCATAGTGAGAGTTTTCTTAATGTTACTTTATTAAAACCATATAGTCACAGAGTTCAAAAACGCCGTTTTGTATCCGCCGTTATCGTCCACGTGACTGGAGGCTGCACCAAAACAAACACACAGAGTTTGGCTTCGAATGGTAACCAACCACTCCGCACCGTACCGCCGTCAACAATAACAAAAACTTCTATATATAcctatatatttatacatttttgttactatttaaACCGCATCGCATTTATCCCGCACGTTACCACTCTGAACCTTTGTATGTGTGACCCAATTAAACTGAAGTTAATTCTCAACTAACGTGTCTGGAGTGATTGTCTATCACCTTCACATATATGATATCACCACGTGTTTTTACACGTGACATTTGTACAATTGCAAATATTTTACACTTCCTTCACGCAAACCTATTTATTTTTGGATTGTAGCCTAAATCTGTAACGTAAACGGCTTTGAATGCACAtttgaaataaacaaaatatatatttctgttaagtgtaaaatttgttttactaaaaaaaaatatatcatttcaaGAAATGAATAAAAAGTTTTACAAAGATGTTTGTGACAGTTtgtaaaacctttttttttttgaacacccaGCTTGTAAAACCTAAGTAATTGGTTCCACGAcaaagaagattaaaaaaaaaatgaaacaaacgaTAACCAGTAACTAATTTAAACTTcttttttaactactttaaacTTCAGCTTGTAAGTATCCATTTATAGAATTAGCGATAAGAAATGAAACTGACACACAATTTCAATAAACAACAATCGACAACAACCAGGGGCGTCCTTGGGCAGAGCGGAGTAAAACCTAGGCTTAGGGCcccatttttttcaattatatttGACGCATTATTGTACATAagatatactccctccgtttttatTTACAAGAcgttttagaactttttttttgttttgaaatagtTGGCGTTTTTTAGAAATCAATGCAAAATCTAATGGTAAATGATTTTACTTACCCTTGCATTGTTATTATACATTTCGGTCAACAATCTCAAGTTTCAAGTAGAATAACACGTACTCTATGTGTTTTATGAAAGATGGAAATTTCAAGCTAATTAACAGTTTAATAATTGAAGAAACAAATTAATAGTATTAGcacagtttttatttttattcattcgAACCACGAAATGATTAAGAAATAGAAATTGGACTCAGTTACATTTGACTAAATAGTGATGATAATAATGATTTACAATAAATTGTCAGCATTGAAAATATAACGAGAATGATAGAAAATGTATTGTATCAACTGCCTTAATCCACGTGAAAGGTTCTAAAACGTCATATATAATCGAACGGAGGGAGAAGTATTTCATAACTGAAAATCcaaaaagataataataaaaactaataacTATTATGGGACTCG
This Brassica napus cultivar Da-Ae chromosome C6, Da-Ae, whole genome shotgun sequence DNA region includes the following protein-coding sequences:
- the LOC106409763 gene encoding endonuclease V-like; translation: MELAELSPATEHRRKWTGKELQDWVKKKLITHDDFPWKLPSSTEHSQGSETLKYVGGVDISFSKDDSSVACACLVVLELPSLRVVHNELSLIRLQVPYVPGFLAFREAPVLLQILEKMRDDHHPFYPQVVMVDGNGILHPRGEPKHKRSCKM